Part of the Aythya fuligula isolate bAytFul2 chromosome 11, bAytFul2.pri, whole genome shotgun sequence genome, TTAGAGATTTTCCTGGTATTTTCAGGAggattgaaatattttcttcttcttatgTTCTTCCTCTGACCTGAGGATGAATATAGGACAAAGGACTTGCCTTGCCTGAACTGAGAGGAAAATACAATGGGATGTCTGCAGTGATCAAGCCAGCTATGGTCTTGGGCAGGATGGTAGAGAACTAGAGCAGGTCTTCAAGAACTAAGTCAAGATTCCCAGTGAATGAGAGTATAACACAATCAGAACAGTGGTGAGGACATTTCTAGTCATGGTCATCATATAAGTTAATAAATGCAATAGGAAAAGAGGAATGAACAGTTCAGATACATTCCCCAATCCCAAGACAATTAATTCTGTCATGCATTATTGATttcctttcttgtcttttgCCATGCGGTAGATATTTTAAGCATTAAATTGTAATATAATCAATGAATAAAGTACTGTTTACTTATAATTCAATGGTGTGGAAAGAAGGGGAGCTGAAAAGAGACTATGTTGGTGGCATTATGCTGTGCAGCTGTGTTCTCTGTGATCACAGTTAAGGGAGAAGGACTGCCTTGTCTGTTGGGGCTTGGCTATGAGTAGATGATGAACTATTCCTTTTTGTTCACACTTCCTCtaagtcaaagaaaaatagatgtaAAGTATGTACTAATCACATAAGTTGAAGGCCATGATGCTCATGTATCTGAGGCCATGCTGCTCAGATACAAGCAACACCAGAATTTGTGTTGAACTTATAAAtaagcagacagaaaacaaaagcacaaaccaTATTTCACTTTAATGAACACTCCTTCTGGCAAGCCAGAACAAGTTTCAGACAGAAAGTATCAAGTTCAATGAGTTAAACAATCCCCTCACATAACTTTCTTTCAGCCTAtgtgaaaagggaaataaaacaaagctacTGCAGATGGCTGGCAATGTTTCAAGttatcatttctgttttaaacaggGCAAGTTACTTGCTAGTTGCAAAAGAGAACTTTgttttgagagaaagaaaatcaaatcaagTCTAGACTTGAACCCAGTCTCTCCAATCAGTGGGAAGGAGAATTCCAGGAGACAGTTTCTGTCTTGCAATCATAAGGTACTAACTAGTTTTGCAACTCATTTcacctccccctttttttcttttattttttttaatgggaaaaagtTCCAGGCTATCACTTTTCCTTTGACCGAggaggaaaacttttttttttctaaggtaGTGACTTTTCATATTTATGGACATAAATTATAATGATGGGGGATGATTATAACTTTATAATGAAGATATCCACTTTCTGAATATTCCTGTTCTTAGTCAGGTTTACTTAGTTGTTTACAAGACCAGAAGTACAAtcacaataatttattttgatatgcTGAGTAAAAAAGGCTTGATATTGAATGGATTTAACAGTAAAGTTAAAaaaccttcacatccctaacaaggccatccctgttggtaagaatgAGGTCCAGGAGTGCCCCCTGCCTCgttggctcctccaccacctgcgtcagaaaattgtcctcaaagCATTGTAGGAACCGTTTGGACTGCTCGTGCCTGgctgagttgcttacccagcagatgtctgggtaattgaagtcccccatgaggaccagtGTTCGTGATCAtgaggctactagcagctgctcgtagaaggcctcatcgacttcctcctcctgatctagaaacctgtagtagacccccacCACCgtgtctcccataccagcccacccctttattcttacccacaagctctccacctgtccagagctcagaagtttttccctgtcactgttgaagacagtaGTGAtgacttcccccagcccttctctgtcacttttagctcccttcccttcccccatcaaacctagtttaaagccctggtaatcagcccagagagcttgctccccaacacacttgtgccccacttgcccagtcctggtccccgGTCCTGGTCCCCAGATTTTTGTGCCAGGAACGTGATTCCACAGAGCCTTCAAGCCTTTCTGTAGCtttaaagatgctgaaatggTCCCTGGCTTAAGAAGAACTAGTTCCCCGCCTGGCACTAGGAATCATTGCTTAGGGCTAAAAGCTGAGGCTCTGGTCTGTTACGTGAACAGCCAGGGAGACTCAGCCTCCCTTCTCTGTTGAGTTCAGTGCTGCCTAGCCTTAACATTTTCAGTACTCAGTAGCATACCCCAGGCTCTTGTATTTTGAGAGGGATTGTACTCCCCTTACATCATATGGGaatcccatttttctgtctcaagggTGAATGGTGTAAGGCACTTGTAAATCATTGCAGATTGTCGATGTTGTCCATTGCCATGTAAATTAAGGCCATGCAAGTACCTTctactgtttcttcttccctttcatttgttgtctgGTTTCTACCAAATATTACATATTTGGTGAAATGCCTTAAAacaacattactttttaattaacagtttttttgtttgtttgtttgtttgtttgtttgtttgttttttctctaggTCTGCCAGTAGCTGACAAAGTAGAAAGGtgtgcttctctctctttcttgtaTAGAGTTAGAGGCAATGCCTGATATctggccaagatggacaaaggagaaggacaaggacaaagcctgggaggaggactgtgagccttcagcatgagagacccccagagggaccaccgggGACTAATACGCATGCACCGGTGGAAGGGTTCAAAATacgggaactaattataataaccctgccttttctagaagtagtaatgaacatgtattagcctaggagcataaaaagcAGCTGCCCAATGTaacgtgtgtgcgtgttggaggagcccagactcCCCGTGCATCCAGTGctctttacttgccttttattaaccCCATAAACAAATCTCATAAAGCTAAGTTGACTTGGAATTTGTAACAgtatgatgaaaaatgttgcactccaagttgggaaggggagaggaaaatgttcatgtatacgTGAGAATTGTACTCAAACAGCTGACTACACCTTTGCATACaccttttaagggaaaactttaaacctgagaagcaacaggcagTTTTCTACGTTTCCTGCTATGATACTGGTATATATGATATACCAGTAtagtctgctgcaggctgaaaagTAGCCTGTGCCTCAGGTACCGttttatgcctttgcttttgttattatATCCCTGTAagtcttcaaaagggaaatgaaattatcctACCCAGAAGAAACACCATCCAGAAGACACTTGAGTTGTTAGGGcctgaattctcactgaaaccaaaggcagggATCTTACTGACCTGGAGAAAGGGGCTTTAATCTATCTGGGCTTGTTTACTCCTGAAGGAGCGTGAAAGAGATGCGTGTCCTTGTAtgtgaagaggaggtgaaggaacgGCTAGTGCAAGGAACACGCAAATCCATTGCGCCAGACTAATAGGTGGTTGTCTCTGAGCTGGGAGACTgcaacagaatcacagaatgatctaggttggaagagacctccaagatcaccaagtccaacctctgacctaacactaaccagtcctccactaaaccacatcactaaatatctaaatgtcttttaaagacaaccagggatggagactcaaccacttccttgggcagcctattccaatgcctaacagcCCTTtcaataaagaagttcttcctaatatccaacctaaacctcccctggcacaactttaggccatttctccttgtcctgtcaccaggcatgggggagaacagaccaacccccaccttgctccagccttctttaaggtacccgtagagtgcgataaggtcgcccctgagcctcctcttctcctgaaCAAAcaagctgaacaaacccagctccctcagcctctcctcgtaggacttgttctccagacccctcaccagctttgttgcccttctctggactctctcaagcacctccatgttcttcctgtagtgaggggcccaaaactgaacacagtactcgaggcatggcctcaccagagccaagtacaaggggacaatcacttccctagtcctggtggtcacactgcttcttatacaagccaggacgctgttggccttcttggccacctgagcacactgctggctcattcagccgactatcaaccgatactcccaggtccttctctgcctggcagctttctaacccctcatctcccagcctgtagtgctgcttggggttgttgtgccccagctgcaggacccagcacttggccttgttgaacttgatacagttggcctcagcccatcagtctaGCgtatccagatcctcctgcagagccttcctacccttgagcagattgacacactgttccagtgtgcgaccaccctatcggtgaagaacctcttcctgatgtctagcctaaacttcccctgcctcagcttgacaccattcccatgggtcctatcactggcgATTAAGGAGAATGGATCaacacctgcccctccactccccctcataaggaagctgtagaccgcGATAGTGGAGTGAGTCCAGTGGAAGAACACAAGAACACCACGGTGATTAGTGGTCGGACACACCTGGAGgacaaggagaggctggaagactcttttctttcatccttAGGAAAGGAAGTCTCATGGATCTTGTTGCTGTCTACTACTATGTGGTGTGGCATAGGTGTAGAGAAAATGGAGGCCAATACTTCTCAGAGGAGCACAGTGATAAGATGAGAGGTGATCTATGCAAgtcaaaacatggaaaatttgAACTGGATACTAGGGAATACTTCTTCACCTTTAGGGTATTTGGACAACTGAACTAGTTGCCCAGAGAGTTTGCTTAAATATCCTTGAAATTGTTGAAAACTTTACTGGACAAGACACAGTGCATTTGGCTTGTTTTGATCAGGGGAAGGAGAGTAAGCTTGCAGAGGTTCTACGTGTCTACAAAACTACTCTGAACATACTGGGTTTAAAAACCCAAGACCGAtctggagctgagctgccaggagctttataaaggaaatgtaaaagCCACATTCCTAGAAAGATGCATCTTTGTGATTTAAAAGTTCCCGTAGGATTTACACTCCCACATTTGAATTTCTTGAACTAGAATTGAACATGTTATTTTTGTAAGCAGCTGAAACTTTTCCATAAGATTGAAAATTAAGCTTAagatgtgaatttttttttttttttttttttttgactatgtGGCTAAAAACTCCTTATCTGtgaaattacaataaaaataaaacatcaaaaatcaTTACAGATCATAACAAATAGAACACGTACTTGATTTCACAAATTTCAATATTTGAAGGAGATTTAGGAAATGCAGTGACCCAAACACTGCAACCAGCTGAGGTTGTCatctgcttccattttttttctttagttttgcaGGTGACTCATATATGCATTCTGTTCAGGGAGTACTTAGTTCTTTGTTCTGCAACTCAGCACGGAATCACAAAGCTACTCTCAAGAGACTGATGAAAGCAGTAGGAAATTTATTTCCCCTATGATGGGTATTTTGTACAttctgaaaatgataaaaaaaaaaaaaaaaaaaaaaaaagcaaagccaaacaaacaaacaaacaaaaacactttttgtttgtttttcctcatcagAAATTCCTAGTAGAGTTTGCAAAGCTTCTTCCTTGTGTCTTACTTGAATATATGGAAGTCTTTTTCATCATGGCCACACTATTAATCTCTCATCTAGAAAAATAAGgtgtgaaataaaatagcaggACAGAAATTTTTAGTCTTTGAATTCAGAATAGGTTGTTTTGtcctcagctttgttttctggctTTCCCATTCCGTCATGGTTGGAGGGCTCTACTACAGTCAGAAAAATACTGGTTGGTGGTGATGTGAGGcttgtgcagaagaaaaaaaaaaaaaaggcaaaaaaaaaaaaacaatttatacaGTTGGAAAAATAGGCAAGCTTCAGCATGCAAAgacttttatttgcatttatatttgagCAAGTGTTTTCCCCCcatgcctgaaaaacaaaaataaaaaccaaccaaccaaccaaacaaagaACTTTGGGACTTACTCCaccctggaaaacaaaacaaaacatacaaacaaacaaaaatttggcacatctgttttcctttgactGGATGTGTTTCTCCATTCACTGGAGAAAAGATTAGTCAGCATCTGtgacacagaaggaaaatgttagacatagaagaaaaaaatatcattaaagGAGTAGAAGAAAGTGATTAGATCACCTGTAGTTAACTGAGAATAACAGGCAGAATCAGAGGGCATTGTGGGACACACCTTAAAGGAGTGATGTTTTTCCCCAGATGGGTTTCAGTGAGAAACCCTTCTCTGCTTAAAGGCGGTAAATAACATTTAAGAAATTGAAGCGTTTGTATTTCGTAGAGAATAACACCTCTAACTCTTCAAAGGCAGGTAACTGACTAACATTTTGATAAATGTAGAATAGTATTAAATCCAAGgtttcaaatatatattattcaaaCGATAATGCTAAACGTATTTTTAGCCAAATATGATCAGTTTTTTAGAGTGGGTGCATATATGCAGAAATTACCTTAAGCTACATGCTTACATTCTTTTAttatgaaatcattttaaaagtgttttgttagTTTATTGTTTTCATGCTAAAAGAATAAGCTACGTGTAAAATAGTATGAGAAAGAGAGTGACTGGGTTGGAGATATATTATAATGACTTCTAACAACTACTTATTTTCGGTAAAAGTATGTAGTGGAATAACCAAGAAAGGCTATGAAATGTATCTATATGTGTTGTAACCtttacaagaaatattttggaagtaaTAATTTTTCCATTGTTTATATTCTTCAGTATTAATCATGCTACATTcaatacacagagaaaaattcTCAGCTTGCAGAATTTGCAGTCTGTACTTTAAGTTAGAAATACTTGTGCTTATCTGCCccagcaaaataattttgggactttgctttttattgtaTATGTGAAGGAATTATCCATAGTGCTAAGCAAACTTacttgagacagaaaaaagtGAGAGCATTTGCTTGCtcacttgtattttaaaagactaGAGATACTGACTGTACTGATCATTAATGTCTTAGTGGGCCAGTATGATCAGCTTTCAGTGTGACGAGCAAATTTGGCTAAGAACTTGCACTAGCTAATTTGGCTCCTACAAACTCACTGTTGCTCCACCACAGTATTGTAGGAGATCAGATGCCGGCTTTTGTTCCATTCATGTGTTGCTACTCAATGAAAAGAAGTTGTTCaggcaaaatataaaattcaatAACAGAAACAGCTTGTGATCACATGCTAAGGCATCATCTTCTTTTATTGACAGCAATGTACAAAAGAAATGTTGCTTACTGTATGGAACCTTGGAGCACCTTCCAATcttcatttttgattttaaaaaaaattgaaattgctCATTTTTAAAGACCAAAGAACTATCTGGAAGAAATAGTAACCATTAGAAATGGGAAAGTTAAAATTGGCTTAAAGAAATGTAGGCACAATagtaaaaagaaagcatcaagAGTGATTCACATTGTGGATCTTTATGAATTATGAAGTTTTATTGATGAAATTAAAGGTTATAGCAGGGAGTTACAGATGGGcagaactgaaatattaatgtaGCTGAAGGTGAAGAAGCAGCaatgtttcatattttacatattgTCCTTACATATTCTTCCATATTATGCACAGatggaagtttttattttaatatttaatctcTGTAAAAATTTTcactcttctttgtttttgttctagACAGAAATTAGAAGACTGCACTATAGTTACTTTTGTTTGTGTTAAATTCTTGTGTTTGTATTCAGCTTTTATGTTTGgttgcatatacatgtacaatgttttgttctttcctgcATTTGCTTGTATTAAAATAGTATAGAAACAGATAAGTATTGTAATACAGCATTTCTCACACTGTGAAACCttgacattttgcttttgcttcctaTTTTTCTAGCAATGCTGAACCGCACAGAGGTCAGTGAGTTCATCCTTTTGGGCCTCACCGATATCCAAGGTCTACaatactttttcttcatctccttcCTGTTGCTCTACCTAACTAGTCTTTTGGGAAATGGTGTCATTGTGACCATGGTGATATCTGAGCCACGGCTCCACACACCGATGTACTTCTTCTTGGGGAACCTTTCCTGCCTGGACATTTTTTACTCTACAGTTACTGTTCCCAAGATGCTGACTGGTTTTCTCTTTGGGCATCAGCCTATTTCTTTTGCTGGGTGCTTAGCCCAGCTCTACTTCTTCCACTTTCTGGGCAGTACTGAGGCTGTGCTTCTGGCCACCATGGCTTATGACCGCTATGTGGCCATTTGCAACCCACTGTGCTACACCCTTGTCATGAGTCAACGGACttgtctgctgctggctgtggccaGCTGGTCCATTGGTTTTGTACATGCCATGATGCATTCAATTATGACCTGTCAACTGAGTTTCTGTGGGCATAACCAAATTCATCACTTTTTCTGTGATATCAAGCCACTGTTGAATTTGGCTTGTAGTAGTACCAGCCTCAACATGATCCTCCTTAATGTTGTCACCACATCTATTGCTCTAGGCCCATTCATTCTCATAGTCCTTTCCTACCTATACAtcatctccttcctcttccagaaAGTCCAGTCTCAGGAAGGAAGATGGAAGCCCTTCTCCACCTGTGCCTCTCACTTTACTGTTGTGGCGCTACTGTACATACCATTATTCTTCAATTATACACCTCCATCCTTGAGCAGCTCCTCTATAACGGACATGCAGGTGTCTGTCATGTACAGTGCCATCACCCCAGCTCTGAACCCCTTGATCTACACTCTTAGGAACCAGGAGGTGAGATATGCCCTGAATAGAACATTAGGGAGAAAACTCTCCTGGTGGAAAGTGACCAAAAGAGGAACAAAATTCAGAATGTAGTTACTCCACCATTCATATTTACAAGAGAAGAGATCAAGAGGATGCTGTATTACAAGAGACTAAAAAATCACTCATTATCTCATGTAGTTCAGCACATTACAGTTTAATTGCTTAGATGTAAATCAGGGGAGATATTCAAGGCTTTGGTGTTTATTCTGTCAGTGTAGGTGTCTTATTGTAGCCCATCTAGTCTCCAGCATCCAATACAGAAGCATGTTTGTCTCTTGCAGGATATGAGCCAAAGCTGACAGTCCCATTCATTAGTCCTGGATAATACAAAGTC contains:
- the LOC116493521 gene encoding olfactory receptor 12D2-like, giving the protein MLNRTEVSEFILLGLTDIQGLQYFFFISFLLLYLTSLLGNGVIVTMVISEPRLHTPMYFFLGNLSCLDIFYSTVTVPKMLTGFLFGHQPISFAGCLAQLYFFHFLGSTEAVLLATMAYDRYVAICNPLCYTLVMSQRTCLLLAVASWSIGFVHAMMHSIMTCQLSFCGHNQIHHFFCDIKPLLNLACSSTSLNMILLNVVTTSIALGPFILIVLSYLYIISFLFQKVQSQEGRWKPFSTCASHFTVVALLYIPLFFNYTPPSLSSSSITDMQVSVMYSAITPALNPLIYTLRNQEVRYALNRTLGRKLSWWKVTKRGTKFRM